The proteins below come from a single Parageobacillus toebii NBRC 107807 genomic window:
- the lon gene encoding endopeptidase La: protein MEVFVVKKKELVVPLLPLRGLLVFPTMVLHLDVGREKSVKALETAMVEDHIILLTSQKDVSVDEPDMDDLYQMGTLARVKQLLKLPNGTFRVLVEGIARAIITETVSEEPYFMVKVEKFVDRTTKDLEDEALKRTMLEYFEQYINLSKRLSADIYASIADIDEPGRMADIIASHLPLKLEEKQRILETIDVKERIHKIIQILHNEKEVLQLEKKISMRVKQSMERTQKEYYLREQMKAIQKELGEKEGKAGEVEALKEKIEAAGMPSHVKETALKELDRYEKIPATSAESAVIRNYLDWLIALPWSTQTEDIHDIKRAEAILNEDHYGLEKVKERVLEFLSVQQLTKSLKGPILCLAGPPGVGKTSLARSIAKSLNRRFVRISLGGVRDESEIRGHRRTYVGAMPGRIIQGMKKAGTINPVFLLDEIDKMSSDFRGDPSAALLEVLDPEQNHTFSDHYIEEPYDLSKVMFIATANNLATIPQPLLDRMEIITIPGYTEVEKLQIAKRHLLPKQLKEHGLKKSSLQVRDDAMMSIIRYYTREAGVRELERQIAAICRKAARLIVSEEKKRVIITEKNIEEFLGKRKYRYGQAELEDQVGVATGLAYTAFGGDTLSIEVSLAPGKGKLVLTGKLGDVMKESAQAAFSYVRSRAEQLGIDSEFHEKYDIHIHVPEGAVPKDGPSAGITIATALISALTGRPVNRFVGMTGEITLRGRVLPIGGLKEKTLSAHRAGLKKVILPKDNEKDLEDIPDVVKNDLQFVLVSHLDEVLQHALVGDQQ, encoded by the coding sequence ATGGAGGTGTTCGTGGTGAAGAAAAAAGAGCTTGTCGTTCCTCTTTTGCCACTAAGGGGGCTGCTTGTGTTTCCAACGATGGTCTTACATTTAGATGTGGGGCGGGAGAAATCGGTAAAAGCGCTTGAAACAGCAATGGTGGAAGATCACATCATTTTGTTGACATCGCAAAAAGATGTTTCCGTTGATGAACCTGATATGGATGATTTATATCAAATGGGGACACTTGCGCGCGTAAAACAGTTGCTTAAACTTCCGAACGGAACGTTTCGCGTGCTGGTGGAAGGAATCGCGCGTGCAATCATTACCGAGACAGTAAGTGAAGAACCGTATTTTATGGTAAAAGTAGAAAAGTTTGTAGATCGCACAACGAAAGATTTAGAGGACGAAGCGTTGAAACGGACGATGCTCGAATACTTTGAACAATACATAAATTTATCAAAAAGATTGTCAGCCGATATTTATGCTTCCATTGCAGATATCGATGAGCCGGGACGAATGGCGGATATTATCGCTTCCCATTTGCCGCTTAAACTAGAGGAAAAACAACGCATTCTCGAAACGATCGATGTGAAAGAACGCATTCATAAAATTATTCAAATCCTGCATAATGAAAAAGAAGTGCTGCAGCTTGAGAAAAAGATTAGCATGCGCGTCAAGCAATCGATGGAACGTACACAAAAAGAATATTACTTGCGCGAACAAATGAAGGCAATTCAAAAAGAACTTGGTGAAAAAGAAGGAAAAGCAGGAGAAGTCGAAGCATTAAAAGAAAAAATCGAAGCAGCTGGCATGCCAAGTCATGTGAAAGAAACGGCGCTTAAAGAACTCGACCGCTATGAAAAAATACCAGCGACCTCAGCGGAAAGCGCGGTGATTCGCAACTATTTAGACTGGCTTATTGCGCTTCCGTGGTCAACTCAAACAGAAGATATTCATGATATCAAACGGGCGGAAGCGATATTAAACGAAGATCATTACGGTCTAGAAAAAGTAAAAGAACGAGTGCTCGAATTTCTATCTGTGCAACAATTAACGAAATCATTAAAAGGTCCGATTCTTTGTTTAGCAGGGCCGCCAGGAGTTGGGAAGACGTCGCTTGCTCGTTCGATTGCCAAGTCGCTAAACCGCCGATTTGTTCGCATTTCGTTAGGCGGTGTTCGCGATGAATCAGAAATTCGTGGCCACCGTCGCACATACGTCGGCGCAATGCCTGGACGAATTATCCAAGGGATGAAAAAAGCGGGAACGATTAATCCGGTATTTTTATTAGATGAAATTGATAAAATGTCGAGTGATTTTCGCGGCGATCCGTCTGCGGCGCTTCTTGAAGTGTTGGATCCGGAACAAAACCATACGTTCAGCGACCATTATATTGAAGAACCGTATGATTTATCGAAAGTGATGTTTATTGCGACAGCAAATAACTTAGCAACGATTCCACAGCCGCTTTTGGATCGTATGGAAATTATTACAATCCCAGGCTATACGGAAGTAGAAAAATTGCAAATCGCTAAACGTCATTTGCTTCCAAAACAATTAAAAGAGCATGGATTAAAAAAATCATCGTTGCAAGTACGTGATGACGCGATGATGAGTATTATTCGCTATTATACACGAGAAGCAGGTGTGCGCGAATTGGAGCGGCAGATCGCTGCGATTTGCCGAAAAGCAGCACGTCTCATCGTTTCTGAGGAGAAAAAACGCGTCATCATTACAGAGAAAAATATAGAAGAATTTTTAGGAAAAAGAAAATACCGTTACGGCCAAGCGGAATTGGAAGATCAAGTTGGCGTGGCGACAGGCCTTGCCTACACAGCGTTTGGCGGTGATACGCTATCCATTGAAGTATCGCTTGCACCGGGAAAAGGGAAGCTTGTGTTAACAGGAAAATTAGGCGATGTCATGAAAGAATCCGCACAAGCAGCATTTAGTTACGTGCGTTCTCGAGCTGAACAGCTTGGGATTGACTCTGAATTTCATGAAAAATACGATATTCATATTCACGTACCAGAAGGCGCCGTGCCAAAAGACGGACCATCTGCTGGGATCACGATTGCGACTGCGCTCATTTCCGCGCTAACAGGCCGGCCGGTAAACCGATTTGTTGGCATGACGGGAGAAATTACATTGCGCGGCCGCGTGCTTCCAATTGGCGGATTAAAAGAAAAAACGTTAAGCGCCCATCGCGCCGGTTTGAAAAAAGTAATTTTACCAAAGGACAATGAAAAAGATTTAGAAGATATTCCAGATGTGGTAAAAAATGATTTACAATTTGTGCTCGTTTCCCATTTAGATGAAGTACTACAACAT
- the lonB gene encoding ATP-dependent protease LonB, with protein MNWANAVLLIQLFFGIIIGLYFWNLLKNQRIQKVSIDKESRKEMEQLQKLRSISLTEPLAEKVRPKSFEDIVGQEDGIKALKAALCGPNPQHVIIYGPPGVGKTAAARLVLEEAKKNPLSPFKKNAVFVELDATTARFDERGIADPLIGSVHDPIYQGAGAMGQAGIPQPKQGAVTTAHGGVLFIDEIGELHPIQMNKLLKVLEDRKVFFESAYYSKENPQIPSHIHDIFQNGLPADFRLVGATTRTPNEIPPAIRSRCLEVFFRELDQDEIALIAKKAAEKIRLKVSENGIRILASYARNGREAVNIMQIAAGIAISEKRETILDKDIEWVIHSSQLSPRYEKKISHASMVGLVNGLAVYGPNTGALLEIEVTALPTKEKGTINITGIVEEESIGSREKSIRRKSMARGSVENVITVLRAMGVPADRYDIHINFPGGIPIDGPSAGIAIATGIYSAIYQIPVDCTVAMTGEISIHGYVKPVGGIFPKVKAAKQAGAKKVIVPLENMQSLLREIDGIEIIPVQRLEEVFPVVFGKDFAQHDSAIPAAADRSEKKSV; from the coding sequence ATGAATTGGGCAAATGCAGTACTATTGATACAACTATTTTTCGGGATTATTATTGGTCTTTATTTTTGGAATTTGCTTAAAAACCAACGGATCCAAAAAGTTTCGATCGATAAGGAATCCCGAAAAGAAATGGAACAGCTTCAGAAATTGCGATCCATTTCGTTAACCGAACCACTTGCGGAAAAAGTAAGACCGAAAAGTTTTGAAGATATTGTCGGTCAAGAAGACGGAATTAAAGCGTTAAAAGCGGCGTTATGCGGTCCGAACCCTCAGCATGTCATTATTTACGGACCACCAGGCGTTGGGAAAACAGCGGCGGCTCGTCTAGTTTTAGAAGAGGCGAAAAAAAATCCGCTTTCTCCTTTTAAAAAGAATGCGGTATTTGTTGAATTAGACGCAACGACAGCACGGTTTGATGAACGTGGAATCGCCGATCCGTTAATTGGGTCTGTGCACGATCCAATTTATCAAGGGGCTGGAGCGATGGGACAAGCAGGCATTCCGCAGCCAAAGCAAGGCGCGGTAACGACTGCACATGGTGGAGTTTTATTTATTGATGAAATTGGAGAGCTTCATCCGATTCAAATGAATAAATTACTGAAAGTGCTCGAAGACCGTAAAGTGTTTTTTGAAAGTGCTTATTATAGCAAGGAAAACCCGCAAATTCCGAGTCATATCCATGACATTTTCCAAAATGGGCTTCCTGCAGATTTTCGCCTTGTTGGAGCGACAACGAGAACGCCAAACGAAATTCCTCCGGCTATTCGCTCGCGTTGTTTAGAAGTGTTTTTTCGTGAACTCGATCAGGATGAAATTGCGCTCATCGCAAAAAAAGCAGCGGAAAAAATACGTTTAAAAGTATCGGAAAACGGAATTCGTATTCTTGCGTCTTATGCGAGAAACGGGCGGGAAGCAGTAAATATCATGCAAATTGCTGCGGGAATTGCTATTTCTGAAAAACGTGAAACGATTTTAGATAAAGACATTGAATGGGTCATCCACTCAAGTCAATTGTCGCCGCGATATGAAAAGAAAATCTCTCATGCATCGATGGTTGGTCTTGTGAATGGATTAGCTGTATACGGTCCGAACACCGGAGCGCTTTTGGAAATTGAAGTAACTGCTTTGCCAACAAAAGAAAAAGGAACCATTAATATTACTGGCATCGTTGAAGAAGAAAGTATTGGAAGCCGGGAAAAATCTATTCGCCGCAAAAGTATGGCAAGAGGTTCTGTTGAAAACGTCATTACTGTATTGCGTGCAATGGGAGTTCCCGCTGATCGTTATGATATTCATATTAATTTCCCAGGAGGCATTCCAATCGATGGCCCGTCCGCAGGAATTGCGATAGCAACCGGAATTTATTCAGCGATTTATCAAATACCGGTTGATTGTACGGTAGCGATGACAGGAGAAATTAGTATTCACGGTTATGTCAAACCAGTGGGTGGAATTTTTCCAAAAGTAAAAGCGGCGAAACAAGCTGGGGCGAAAAAAGTGATCGTTCCGTTGGAAAACATGCAATCCCTTTTACGAGAGATTGATGGGATCGAGATTATTCCTGTCCAACGTTTAGAGGAAGTGTTTCCAGTTGTATTTGGAAAAGATTTTGCGCAACACGATAGCGCTATTCCAGCTGCTGCCGATCGCTCCGAAAAAAAATCAGTGTAG
- a CDS encoding tetratricopeptide repeat protein, protein MERKNKNIILFPRVKERLVEEGMEALQAKRYDEALHFFHEAEQLGENSFHVALSIAVCHCELGDFLEAERRLRMLLQEHRDDIELLQMYVSILMQMQRYEQAEMVIRDALHRRHLSPSMREQLLRLLHFNQKMSKTALPLAEQDSIQQLFESDDITEHMKVIKQLENEDIAPVLSILKQYLMNESKNPITKTMILRLLTLKNVTDVVTIEKFGERMEAIPANLNEQAQTAFALHVLRQLENTLASENPSLYEVAVDIWLRYTYILYPFSPKPATCEDWIAALHFIACQFQGIPAALEKIARMYHVHAENMDFLCKKLYEVEKFSYF, encoded by the coding sequence ATGGAGCGAAAAAATAAAAATATTATTTTGTTTCCTCGTGTCAAGGAACGCCTTGTTGAAGAGGGAATGGAAGCACTGCAGGCAAAGCGGTACGATGAAGCGCTTCATTTTTTCCATGAAGCAGAACAGCTTGGTGAGAATAGTTTCCATGTAGCACTTAGCATTGCCGTTTGTCACTGCGAATTAGGTGATTTTCTTGAGGCTGAACGCCGTTTACGCATGTTGCTTCAAGAACATAGAGACGATATCGAACTTTTGCAAATGTATGTATCTATTTTGATGCAAATGCAACGATATGAGCAAGCAGAAATGGTGATACGTGATGCGTTGCACCGCCGCCATCTTTCTCCTTCGATGCGGGAGCAACTGTTGCGTCTGCTTCATTTCAATCAAAAAATGAGCAAAACTGCTTTGCCGCTTGCTGAACAAGATAGCATTCAGCAGCTGTTTGAGTCGGACGATATTACCGAGCATATGAAAGTGATCAAGCAGTTAGAAAATGAAGATATTGCTCCTGTTCTTTCCATTTTAAAACAATATTTAATGAACGAATCAAAAAACCCAATAACCAAAACAATGATTTTACGTTTGCTTACATTAAAAAATGTAACCGATGTTGTCACAATCGAAAAGTTTGGAGAAAGAATGGAAGCAATACCGGCAAATCTAAACGAACAGGCACAAACGGCGTTTGCATTACACGTGTTACGGCAGTTAGAGAATACGTTAGCAAGCGAAAATCCAAGCTTATATGAAGTAGCTGTAGATATTTGGCTTCGTTATACGTACATTCTTTACCCGTTTTCGCCAAAACCGGCTACATGTGAAGATTGGATTGCAGCGCTTCATTTCATTGCCTGTCAATTTCAAGGAATACCAGCGGCTTTAGAGAAAATTGCCCGCATGTATCATGTTCATGCCGAAAACATGGATTTTCTTTGCAAAAAGCTTTATGAAGTAGAGAAATTTTCCTATTTTTAA
- the leuD gene encoding 3-isopropylmalate dehydratase small subunit: MKPFTVHKGKVAGIDRANIDTDQIIPKQFLKRIERTGFGKFLFYDWRYIDGEKPNPDFELNRPENEGATILVANENFGCGSSREHAPWALQDYGFQAIIAPSFADIFYNNCLKNGLLPIRLAKQDVEYLLRESTKADYELTISLEDQRVYDDSGFERTFDIDPYRKQLLLKGWDEIDLTFVYEPYIAEYEKKHCPMS, encoded by the coding sequence ATGAAGCCATTTACTGTTCATAAAGGGAAAGTAGCGGGCATCGACCGCGCCAACATCGATACAGACCAAATTATTCCAAAACAGTTTTTAAAGAGAATCGAGCGTACGGGGTTTGGGAAGTTTCTGTTTTACGACTGGCGCTATATCGATGGAGAAAAACCAAATCCGGATTTTGAATTAAATCGACCTGAAAATGAAGGGGCAACCATTCTTGTCGCTAACGAAAATTTTGGCTGTGGATCATCGCGCGAACATGCCCCATGGGCCCTGCAAGATTACGGATTTCAAGCGATTATTGCCCCATCATTTGCAGATATTTTTTATAACAACTGCCTAAAAAATGGATTATTGCCAATTCGTTTAGCTAAGCAAGATGTCGAATATTTATTGAGAGAAAGCACGAAAGCAGATTATGAATTAACAATTTCTCTAGAAGATCAACGGGTGTATGATGATAGCGGATTTGAGCGGACGTTCGACATTGATCCATACCGAAAACAACTGCTTTTAAAAGGTTGGGATGAAATCGATTTAACGTTCGTTTATGAACCGTATATTGCAGAGTATGAAAAAAAACATTGCCCAATGTCGTAA
- the leuC gene encoding 3-isopropylmalate dehydratase large subunit translates to MKPKTIIEKIWENHVVYREDGKPDLLYIDLHLVHEVTSPQAFEGLRQKGRKVRRPDLTFATMDHNVPTVNRFVIEDEVARNQIAALERNCREFSIPLADLRSEEQGIVHVIGPELGLTQPGKTIVCGDSHTSTHGAFGALAFGIGTSEVEHVLATQTLWQHKPKTLQIRINGKLGEGVTAKDVILAIIGRYGVDVGTGYIIEFTGEVIRNMSMEERMTICNMSIEAGARAGLVSPDETTFAYLRGRKYAPKGEEFEKAVERWRALATDEGAEYDKTIEIDASTIAPMVTWGTNPSMSTSIEGTVPYPEDFSSETEQKAVRRALEYMGLKPGTPITEIPVQHVFIGSCTNSRISDLREAAKIVKGKKVAKGVRALVVPGSQQVKKQAEEEGLAQIFIDAGFEWRDSGCSACLGMNPDIIPEGEHCASTSNRNFEGRQGKGARTHLVSPAMAAAAAIYGHFVDVRQLQKEPVH, encoded by the coding sequence GTGAAACCGAAAACGATTATTGAAAAGATTTGGGAAAATCATGTCGTATATCGCGAAGATGGAAAACCAGATTTGCTCTATATCGACTTACATTTAGTGCACGAAGTCACCTCTCCGCAAGCGTTTGAAGGATTGCGGCAAAAGGGGCGGAAAGTGCGCCGCCCAGATTTAACATTTGCGACGATGGATCATAATGTTCCAACAGTAAACCGTTTTGTGATTGAGGACGAAGTGGCAAGAAATCAAATTGCCGCGTTGGAACGAAACTGTCGGGAATTTTCGATTCCGCTAGCTGATTTGCGTAGTGAAGAACAAGGAATTGTTCATGTGATTGGCCCAGAGCTTGGTTTAACACAACCTGGAAAAACGATTGTTTGCGGGGACAGCCATACGTCGACACATGGAGCATTTGGGGCGCTTGCGTTTGGAATCGGAACGAGCGAAGTGGAACATGTGCTTGCGACACAAACATTATGGCAGCATAAACCAAAAACGCTGCAAATTCGCATTAACGGAAAATTAGGGGAAGGAGTTACCGCCAAAGACGTCATTTTGGCCATTATCGGCCGCTACGGGGTTGATGTTGGAACAGGATATATTATCGAATTTACTGGAGAAGTCATTCGTAACATGTCGATGGAAGAGAGAATGACGATTTGCAACATGTCGATTGAAGCAGGCGCACGTGCTGGTTTAGTAAGTCCAGATGAAACGACGTTTGCTTATTTGCGAGGGCGCAAATATGCGCCGAAGGGAGAAGAGTTTGAAAAAGCGGTAGAACGCTGGCGGGCTCTTGCGACAGATGAAGGCGCGGAATACGACAAAACGATTGAAATAGATGCGTCGACCATTGCCCCAATGGTGACATGGGGGACGAACCCATCGATGAGCACATCGATCGAAGGAACAGTGCCGTATCCAGAGGATTTTTCAAGCGAAACGGAACAAAAGGCAGTACGACGCGCTTTGGAATATATGGGATTAAAACCTGGCACTCCGATTACAGAAATTCCAGTGCAGCACGTTTTCATCGGTTCCTGTACGAACTCTCGTATTAGCGACTTGCGTGAAGCCGCGAAAATTGTCAAAGGAAAGAAAGTGGCAAAAGGTGTGCGTGCGCTTGTTGTCCCTGGATCGCAACAAGTGAAAAAACAAGCGGAAGAAGAAGGATTAGCACAAATTTTTATCGATGCGGGATTCGAATGGCGTGATTCCGGCTGCAGCGCATGTTTAGGAATGAATCCAGACATTATACCGGAAGGAGAACATTGCGCTTCCACATCGAATCGAAATTTTGAGGGACGACAAGGAAAAGGGGCAAGAACGCACTTAGTTAGCCCGGCGATGGCTGCCGCTGCTGCAATTTATGGGCATTTTGTTGATGTTCGACAATTGCAGAAAGAACCGGTCCATTAA
- the leuB gene encoding 3-isopropylmalate dehydrogenase: protein MGSYRIAVLPGDGIGKEVTRGAVEILKTIETRFGHQFEFEFGLIGGAAIDQKGTPLPDETLAICHESDAILLGAVGGPKWDRNPAHLRPEKGLLQIRKEMNLFANLRPVKFYDSLMDSSPLKKEVIQGVDLLIVRELTGGLYFGKPSGRMVENGEEKAVDTLLYKKEEIKRIVKAAFELARKRKKKVTSVDKANVLESSRMWREIAEEVAQEFPDVTLEHMLVDNAAMQLIRSPQQFDVIVTENMFGDILSDEASMLTGSLGMLPSASLSTSGPSLYEPIHGSAPDIAGQNKANPIATILSAAMMLRLSFGLSEEADAIEKAVQQVLAAGLRTADIAQKGQRVVSTDEMVNEIKATILDNEAIFHIMTVYS, encoded by the coding sequence ATGGGAAGTTATCGGATTGCCGTATTGCCGGGTGATGGAATCGGAAAAGAAGTGACGAGGGGAGCTGTTGAAATTCTAAAAACAATCGAAACCCGTTTTGGACATCAGTTTGAGTTCGAATTCGGGCTTATTGGTGGAGCGGCGATTGACCAAAAAGGAACGCCGCTCCCAGATGAAACGCTTGCCATCTGTCATGAAAGTGATGCGATATTGCTTGGGGCAGTCGGTGGTCCGAAATGGGATCGAAACCCTGCACATTTGCGTCCGGAAAAAGGGTTATTGCAAATTCGTAAAGAGATGAATTTGTTTGCCAATTTACGGCCAGTAAAGTTTTACGACAGTTTAATGGATTCGTCACCGCTGAAGAAGGAAGTGATTCAAGGTGTCGATTTGTTAATCGTTCGTGAATTAACAGGAGGACTATATTTTGGGAAACCGAGCGGACGGATGGTAGAAAACGGAGAAGAAAAAGCAGTAGATACGCTTCTATATAAAAAAGAAGAAATTAAGCGGATTGTGAAAGCAGCGTTTGAACTTGCGCGTAAACGGAAGAAAAAAGTGACATCTGTTGATAAGGCGAATGTGCTCGAATCAAGCAGAATGTGGCGGGAAATTGCTGAAGAAGTGGCGCAAGAGTTTCCTGATGTAACGCTTGAGCATATGCTTGTCGATAATGCGGCAATGCAGCTAATTCGCTCTCCGCAACAATTTGATGTCATTGTTACGGAAAACATGTTTGGCGACATTTTAAGTGATGAAGCTTCGATGTTGACCGGTTCGCTCGGGATGTTGCCATCCGCAAGTTTATCGACATCAGGGCCTAGTTTGTATGAGCCAATTCACGGTTCTGCGCCTGATATTGCGGGTCAAAATAAAGCAAATCCGATTGCAACGATTTTATCAGCGGCAATGATGCTTCGATTATCCTTTGGGCTTTCGGAAGAGGCAGATGCAATTGAAAAAGCGGTTCAGCAAGTATTGGCAGCTGGATTGCGAACAGCAGATATTGCACAAAAAGGACAACGAGTCGTTTCCACTGATGAAATGGTAAACGAAATTAAAGCGACGATTTTAGATAATGAAGCAATTTTCCATATTATGACTGTTTACTCATGA
- a CDS encoding 2-isopropylmalate synthase: MRKINIFDTTLRDGEQSAGINLNLQEKLEIARQLERLGVDIIEAGFPASSKGDFQAVKQIAETIKTCSVTGLARSVQSDIDAAWEALKGGAEPRLHLFIATSPIHMKYKLQMTPEQVIETAVESVKYAKRYFPIVQWSAEDACRSELPFLAKIITEVIKAGATVINIPDTVGYITPKEYGNIFTFLSNNVPNIEKVSLSAHCHDDLGMAVANSLAAIEHGATQIEGTINGIGERAGNAALEEIAVALYIRKDYYQAETRLNLQEIKRTSNLVSKLTGVVIPPNKAVIGKNAFAHESGIHQDGVLKEKTTYEIISPELVGVQSNSMVLGKHSGRHALRNRVEELGYTLSDEEVNKLFVRFKELADKKKDITDDDLVALIFEEKFDHFKDFYQLCSLQVQYGTNQIPTAVVVLKDGQGNEIQEAATGAGSVEALYNTLERCFKTSVTLLDYRIESVSGGRDALAQVFVKVRVNDIETSGRGTAQDVLEASAKAYINAVNRVFMIETMRAENQKVAMQ, translated from the coding sequence GTGCGAAAAATTAATATTTTTGATACGACGTTGCGCGATGGTGAACAGTCTGCTGGAATCAATTTGAATTTACAAGAAAAACTTGAAATTGCCCGCCAGCTTGAACGGCTCGGTGTAGATATTATTGAAGCAGGCTTTCCTGCCTCATCGAAAGGAGATTTCCAAGCGGTAAAACAAATTGCCGAAACGATCAAAACATGCTCTGTTACCGGGCTTGCTCGCTCGGTACAGAGCGATATTGACGCCGCATGGGAGGCGTTAAAAGGAGGAGCAGAGCCTCGTCTCCATTTATTCATCGCCACATCTCCGATCCATATGAAGTATAAATTGCAAATGACGCCGGAACAAGTCATTGAAACAGCGGTAGAGTCGGTCAAATATGCAAAACGCTATTTTCCAATTGTCCAATGGTCAGCGGAAGACGCCTGCCGCAGCGAGCTTCCATTTTTGGCCAAGATTATTACAGAAGTGATTAAAGCGGGGGCGACGGTCATTAATATCCCAGATACAGTAGGGTATATTACCCCGAAAGAGTACGGGAATATTTTCACATTTTTAAGCAACAATGTTCCGAATATTGAAAAAGTTTCTCTTTCTGCCCATTGCCATGACGATTTAGGAATGGCGGTTGCAAATTCACTGGCAGCAATTGAGCATGGCGCAACACAAATCGAAGGGACGATTAACGGAATCGGCGAACGCGCGGGAAATGCGGCATTGGAAGAAATTGCTGTCGCGCTTTACATTCGCAAAGATTATTATCAGGCAGAAACACGCCTTAACCTTCAAGAAATTAAGCGAACGAGCAATTTAGTAAGCAAATTGACAGGTGTGGTTATTCCGCCAAACAAAGCGGTCATTGGCAAAAATGCCTTCGCTCATGAGTCAGGAATCCATCAAGATGGTGTATTAAAAGAAAAAACAACGTATGAAATTATTTCACCAGAACTTGTTGGTGTTCAATCAAACTCCATGGTGCTTGGAAAACATTCGGGACGGCATGCGCTGCGCAATCGTGTTGAAGAGCTTGGATACACATTATCAGATGAAGAAGTTAATAAATTATTTGTTCGATTTAAAGAGTTGGCAGATAAGAAAAAAGACATTACCGATGATGATTTAGTCGCGCTTATTTTTGAAGAAAAATTTGATCACTTTAAAGATTTTTATCAGTTATGCTCGCTTCAAGTTCAGTATGGCACAAACCAAATTCCGACCGCTGTTGTCGTCTTAAAAGACGGACAAGGAAATGAGATTCAAGAAGCGGCAACGGGAGCAGGAAGCGTCGAAGCATTGTATAACACGTTAGAGCGTTGCTTTAAGACATCTGTTACTCTTCTTGATTACCGTATTGAATCCGTGAGCGGTGGTCGTGACGCGCTTGCGCAAGTTTTCGTGAAAGTGCGTGTCAATGATATAGAAACTAGCGGTCGCGGTACGGCGCAGGACGTGCTGGAAGCATCCGCAAAAGCGTATATTAATGCAGTCAACCGCGTGTTTATGATTGAAACGATGCGTGCTGAGAATCAAAAAGTAGCGATGCAATAA
- the ilvC gene encoding ketol-acid reductoisomerase, whose amino-acid sequence MAKVYYNGDANEKYLQSKTVAIIGYGSQGHAHAQNLRDSGVNVIVGLRKGKSWEQAEKDGFAVYSVREATKQADIVMVLLPDEKQPNVYKEEIEPELQPGNALVFAHGFNIHFNQIVPPEHVDVFLVAPKGPGHLVRRTYTEGAGVPALIAVYQDVTGEAKQTALAYAKAIGATRAGVLETTFKEETETDLFGEQAVLCGGLTSLIKAGFETLVEAGYQPEVAYFECLHEMKLIVDLLYEGGLSWMRHSISDTAQWGDFISGPRIINDAVKAEMKKVLHDIQTGKFAKGWILENQANRPEFNAINRRENEHLIEIVGRELRSMMPFVKEKQKEVVVSSAKN is encoded by the coding sequence ATGGCAAAAGTTTACTATAACGGAGATGCAAATGAAAAATACTTACAATCAAAAACGGTGGCAATTATCGGTTACGGTTCACAAGGCCATGCACATGCACAAAACCTTCGCGACAGCGGCGTGAACGTTATTGTTGGGCTTCGTAAAGGAAAATCATGGGAACAAGCGGAAAAAGACGGTTTTGCCGTATATAGTGTTCGCGAAGCAACCAAACAAGCGGATATCGTCATGGTTCTTCTTCCAGATGAAAAACAACCAAATGTATATAAAGAAGAAATCGAACCAGAGCTTCAGCCAGGAAACGCATTAGTATTTGCCCATGGGTTTAATATCCACTTTAATCAGATTGTTCCTCCTGAACATGTCGATGTATTTTTAGTTGCACCGAAAGGTCCGGGGCATTTAGTGCGCCGCACGTATACAGAAGGAGCTGGCGTTCCTGCATTAATTGCAGTGTATCAAGATGTAACAGGGGAAGCAAAACAAACAGCGCTCGCGTATGCAAAAGCGATCGGTGCGACAAGAGCGGGAGTGCTGGAAACGACATTTAAAGAAGAAACAGAAACAGACTTATTCGGCGAACAAGCTGTATTATGCGGAGGATTAACATCGCTTATTAAAGCAGGATTTGAAACGCTTGTCGAAGCAGGGTATCAGCCGGAAGTAGCCTATTTCGAATGTTTGCATGAAATGAAGCTGATCGTTGATCTTCTGTATGAAGGCGGTCTTTCTTGGATGCGTCATTCGATTTCCGATACGGCGCAATGGGGAGATTTCATTTCTGGACCGCGCATTATCAATGACGCGGTGAAAGCAGAGATGAAAAAGGTTCTTCATGATATTCAAACAGGAAAATTTGCAAAAGGCTGGATTTTGGAAAACCAAGCAAACCGTCCGGAGTTTAATGCGATCAACCGCCGCGAAAATGAACACCTCATTGAGATTGTCGGCCGCGAATTGCGCAGCATGATGCCATTTGTGAAAGAAAAACAGAAAGAAGTGGTGGTCTCCAGTGCGAAAAATTAA